In Ensifer canadensis, a genomic segment contains:
- a CDS encoding sensor histidine kinase: MAGRWTSRVDEAAALWLPRREAGSAIGRRDLKRLRTVAAVSLTALPAVPLALALAMPVSSALPLGTALWASASLLAAATAIARGRGNQASETLEPAVPDLPDLSAAYDLFAGLVTVHDLRGNVLSIHGRDSAEHLTLMRDPGGRGFIEQIHVSDRITFLSAIDILRQGGERATVNIRIERRSLPAEGEQFVHMCCELAPLLDRNGGLTAILAQSRDVSQEARLRVEAAARTAEAESANDAKTRFLAAVSHELRTPLNAILGFSDVLTGEYFGKLENDRQREYVSLIHKSGEHLLSVVNTMLDMSKIEAGRYELVPEPFRVAEAVAACEAMLSHQAQEKGVKLASRVTRSVGEINADQRAFQQVLINLVGNAIKFTDHGGMVTIDAELDGPALKLTVSDTGIGIAADKLQMLGQPFVQIQNDYTRRYEGTGLGLSLVKGLVALHGGEVAIRSREREGTVITVTLPSDGSGIVEANREEPRSAVTVEFPPRLRDSDTQAVADGDRFERTGLNEERGYGAAQAKTA, translated from the coding sequence ACTTCCGGCAGTACCGCTGGCGCTTGCGCTCGCCATGCCCGTTTCCTCCGCATTGCCGCTTGGGACCGCTCTTTGGGCGTCCGCCTCGCTGCTGGCCGCTGCTACCGCCATTGCTCGTGGACGCGGCAACCAGGCCTCGGAAACGCTCGAGCCGGCTGTACCAGATCTTCCGGATCTTTCGGCCGCCTACGACCTTTTTGCCGGTCTTGTCACCGTGCACGATCTGCGCGGCAATGTTCTCTCCATTCACGGCCGTGACTCGGCCGAGCATCTGACCCTGATGCGCGACCCGGGCGGCCGCGGCTTCATCGAGCAGATCCACGTCTCCGATCGCATCACCTTCCTGAGCGCGATCGATATTCTGCGCCAGGGCGGCGAGCGGGCGACCGTCAACATTCGCATCGAGCGCCGGTCGCTGCCGGCTGAAGGCGAACAATTCGTCCATATGTGCTGCGAACTCGCACCGCTTCTCGACCGCAACGGCGGTCTGACGGCGATCCTGGCACAGTCGCGCGATGTATCGCAGGAAGCACGGCTGCGCGTCGAAGCTGCGGCGAGAACCGCAGAAGCGGAATCGGCCAACGATGCCAAGACCCGTTTCCTTGCCGCCGTCAGCCATGAACTGCGCACGCCGCTCAACGCCATCCTCGGCTTCTCCGACGTGCTGACGGGCGAGTATTTCGGCAAGCTCGAAAACGACCGCCAGCGCGAATATGTCAGCCTGATCCACAAGTCGGGCGAGCACCTTCTGTCGGTCGTCAATACGATGCTCGACATGAGCAAGATCGAAGCGGGCCGCTACGAGCTGGTTCCCGAGCCCTTCCGCGTGGCCGAGGCGGTCGCGGCCTGCGAAGCGATGCTGTCGCATCAGGCCCAGGAAAAGGGCGTCAAGCTGGCGAGCCGCGTGACCCGCAGTGTCGGCGAGATCAATGCCGACCAACGCGCCTTCCAGCAGGTTCTGATCAACCTTGTCGGAAACGCCATCAAGTTCACCGACCACGGCGGCATGGTGACGATCGACGCCGAGCTTGACGGTCCGGCCTTGAAGCTGACCGTCAGCGACACCGGCATCGGCATCGCCGCCGACAAATTGCAGATGTTGGGGCAACCCTTCGTCCAGATCCAGAACGACTACACCCGCCGTTACGAGGGCACCGGTCTCGGTCTCTCGCTGGTCAAGGGCCTCGTGGCGCTTCACGGCGGCGAGGTCGCGATCCGCAGCCGCGAGCGCGAAGGCACAGTCATCACTGTTACGCTGCCCAGCGACGGGTCCGGCATCGTCGAGGCCAATCGCGAGGAACCGCGCTCGGCCGTGACCGTCGAATTTCCGCCGCGGCTGAGAGATAGTGACACGCAGGCGGTTGCCGATGGCGACCGATTCGAAAGGACGGGTTTGAACGAGGAACGGGGATATGGCGCCGCGCAAGCGAAAACAGCCTGA
- a CDS encoding peptidoglycan-binding domain-containing protein: MAPRKRKQPDRKKAARSAPGLAMRGLALAGRGVALAGRLAARHPLSAGGSAAFVVVFSFVAANAMWYQHGAHPSPLLRTRVPLVSPETAERIAVAKGAEIEPRNVTTFVIKREDDKATENVEEVIAAVPSEAPAEKPSPERVASVPETSASPLVADIQKELNRIGLYDGVPDGRTGPRTSAAILRFEKQAGRTETGAVSAELLRALRTTSGQKMAAALPASRPYADPKRAVADVDPVAAAIRSAETDKMLIPRAEIPVSSELVLDIQKGLSNLAYADIVVDGVAGDQTRAAIRHFEKHYRLPQTGEPNAKVLKKLKEIGAL, encoded by the coding sequence ATGGCGCCGCGCAAGCGAAAACAGCCTGATCGCAAGAAGGCGGCGCGTTCCGCGCCAGGCCTTGCCATGCGTGGGCTGGCTCTCGCCGGCCGCGGGGTTGCGCTTGCTGGACGGCTGGCGGCCCGGCACCCGTTGAGTGCCGGCGGTTCGGCTGCCTTTGTTGTGGTCTTCTCCTTCGTTGCTGCAAACGCCATGTGGTACCAGCATGGCGCCCATCCATCGCCGTTGCTTCGCACCCGCGTGCCGCTTGTCAGTCCAGAGACCGCCGAGCGCATCGCCGTCGCCAAGGGCGCCGAGATCGAGCCGCGCAACGTCACCACCTTCGTCATCAAGCGCGAGGACGACAAGGCGACGGAAAACGTCGAGGAGGTGATCGCGGCGGTCCCGTCTGAGGCGCCTGCCGAAAAGCCGTCGCCCGAACGTGTCGCCTCGGTGCCGGAGACGTCCGCGTCACCACTGGTCGCCGATATCCAGAAGGAACTGAACCGCATCGGCCTTTATGATGGCGTGCCGGATGGACGCACAGGCCCGCGCACGTCAGCCGCAATCCTGCGATTTGAGAAGCAGGCCGGACGCACCGAGACAGGCGCCGTGAGCGCCGAACTGCTGCGCGCCCTGCGCACGACATCTGGCCAGAAGATGGCCGCGGCACTGCCGGCAAGCCGGCCCTACGCCGATCCGAAACGTGCAGTTGCCGATGTCGACCCTGTCGCCGCAGCCATCCGCTCGGCCGAGACCGACAAGATGCTGATTCCGCGTGCCGAGATCCCGGTGTCGAGCGAGCTGGTCCTGGACATCCAGAAGGGCTTAAGCAACCTCGCCTATGCCGACATCGTCGTCGACGGCGTTGCGGGGGACCAGACGCGTGCAGCGATTCGCCATTTCGAGAAGCACTACCGGTTGCCGCAGACCGGTGAGCCCAATGCCAAAGTGCTGAAGAAGCTCAAGGAGATCGGCGCGCTTTGA
- a CDS encoding DUF1491 family protein, with amino-acid sequence MRLKSHIFVSALLRRAFALGGYAAILRKGAEDAGAIFIRQRTRMGTETLFAPAPQNFFDDDANIGRKFEIRLKDRDGDAVDDALSREIRFDPDCWIVEIELDDRADLFDVVPEDGANHS; translated from the coding sequence ATGCGTCTCAAATCCCACATTTTCGTCTCCGCGTTGCTGCGCCGCGCCTTTGCGCTCGGTGGGTACGCAGCTATCCTGCGCAAGGGGGCGGAGGACGCTGGCGCGATCTTTATTCGTCAACGCACGCGGATGGGTACCGAAACGCTGTTTGCACCGGCGCCGCAGAACTTCTTCGATGACGACGCCAATATCGGTCGCAAGTTCGAGATCCGCTTGAAGGATCGCGATGGCGACGCCGTGGATGATGCACTCTCCCGTGAAATCCGTTTCGATCCGGATTGCTGGATCGTCGAGATCGAGCTGGACGATCGCGCCGACCTGTTCGATGTCGTGCCGGAAGACGGCGCAAACCACTCTTGA
- a CDS encoding DUF2336 domain-containing protein: MFCVQGFIVTDRFRELERPQTGRLKDVVLMATVSGFESLRIPRKSDMKQFSELFEPLFLGSSSEARRQAAAALSQCPHVPEPVAALIGSMPISIAAIFLTRSQALSDRTLIGIIRQQGAAHAGAIARRTALSPSVIDALVEHHNPAGLSARPDVRQQTVAAPSTLAEPDVDAARAAREETLRTEIKTLARVAAHEAAAAASTIIPISTTLSALLVRFARSGEIILFSRALATALDAGGHLVERILLDVSGQQLATSLIALSLPTDDLTFVLQSLYPHLAERIGGTTRAEALTGAMDPTSSREQLDAWLQSEERDAPAARHQPYLADDHANDACQLTVRKVAGAAGGAKPQRVFGRR, encoded by the coding sequence ATGTTTTGCGTGCAAGGATTTATCGTGACGGATCGCTTTCGTGAGTTGGAAAGGCCACAGACGGGCCGCTTGAAGGACGTCGTCCTGATGGCAACCGTCAGCGGTTTCGAAAGCCTGCGGATCCCTCGCAAGTCCGACATGAAGCAATTTTCCGAATTGTTCGAGCCGCTGTTCCTCGGCTCCAGCAGCGAAGCGCGCCGTCAGGCCGCCGCCGCGCTGTCGCAGTGCCCCCATGTTCCGGAGCCGGTCGCAGCCCTGATCGGCAGCATGCCGATCTCGATCGCCGCCATTTTCCTGACCCGTTCGCAGGCCCTGTCGGATCGAACGCTTATCGGCATCATCCGCCAGCAGGGAGCGGCCCACGCCGGTGCAATCGCCCGCCGCACCGCTCTGTCGCCTTCCGTGATCGATGCCCTGGTCGAGCACCACAACCCCGCCGGCCTTTCCGCCCGCCCGGACGTGCGGCAACAGACAGTCGCTGCGCCTTCAACGCTGGCCGAGCCGGATGTCGATGCTGCAAGGGCCGCGCGCGAGGAAACCTTGCGCACCGAAATCAAGACACTTGCCCGTGTCGCGGCGCACGAGGCGGCTGCCGCCGCATCTACCATTATACCGATCAGCACTACGCTAAGCGCCCTCCTGGTGCGCTTTGCCCGCAGCGGCGAGATCATCCTGTTTTCGCGTGCGCTGGCGACGGCGCTCGATGCCGGAGGGCACCTGGTCGAGCGCATTCTTCTCGACGTTTCCGGCCAACAGCTGGCGACGAGCCTGATCGCCCTATCGCTGCCGACCGACGATCTCACCTTCGTGCTGCAGTCGCTTTATCCGCACCTCGCCGAACGCATCGGCGGCACCACGCGCGCTGAAGCCTTGACCGGCGCCATGGACCCGACATCGAGCCGCGAACAGCTTGACGCCTGGCTGCAATCCGAGGAACGGGACGCGCCCGCGGCACGGCACCAGCCCTATCTTGCGGATGACCATGCCAATGATGCGTGCCAGCTGACCGTCCGCAAGGTAGCCGGGGCCGCCGGCGGCGCCAAGCCGCAACGGGTGTTCGGCCGCCGTTAG
- a CDS encoding SH3 domain-containing protein, whose product MKKIVLRAAAICALFLAPAIAEAAEGFATANVNMRSGPSTRYPAVSLIPAGEAVEIHGCLADLPWCDVSFFGGRGWVAGRYVQADYRRNRVYVEPQYYRPLGIPTVVFQFDRYWDRNYRGRDFYRDRDRWRRGPDWVDDNRRPRDWERQRDRDRREWERDRTRQDWERNRRDGERWDDQAGGDDRRDWERQRDRDGTRVREDFEDGYGGARPVPLIRCQAMDPSCVE is encoded by the coding sequence GTGAAGAAAATAGTGTTGCGCGCAGCGGCCATATGCGCGCTTTTCCTGGCGCCGGCGATTGCCGAGGCGGCAGAGGGGTTTGCAACCGCCAACGTCAATATGCGGTCCGGTCCGAGCACGCGCTATCCGGCAGTGTCGTTGATCCCGGCCGGAGAAGCCGTCGAAATCCACGGCTGTCTTGCCGATCTGCCCTGGTGTGACGTTTCCTTCTTTGGCGGCCGCGGCTGGGTCGCCGGACGCTATGTGCAGGCGGATTATCGTCGCAACAGGGTCTATGTCGAACCGCAATATTACCGCCCGCTCGGTATCCCGACGGTGGTCTTCCAATTCGATCGCTACTGGGACCGCAACTATCGCGGCCGTGACTTCTATCGCGACCGTGACCGGTGGCGTCGTGGGCCGGATTGGGTCGACGACAACCGTCGCCCGCGGGACTGGGAACGTCAGCGTGACCGCGATCGCCGCGAGTGGGAACGCGACCGCACCCGGCAGGACTGGGAGCGTAACCGCAGAGACGGCGAGCGCTGGGACGATCAGGCAGGCGGCGATGACCGCCGCGACTGGGAACGTCAACGGGACCGCGATGGCACCCGCGTGCGCGAGGACTTCGAAGATGGTTACGGCGGCGCTCGCCCGGTTCCATTGATTCGATGCCAGGCGATGGACCCATCCTGCGTGGAGTGA
- a CDS encoding DUF1254 domain-containing protein translates to MRSVLFASILGLVGAALLHIIIVLVLPQFTGRDAYTRVLGLLEMDSFFSLTSTPGPTGLSNDDPYLRTAVCSFSITDGPARFLARGAVPFWSLAVFDSASNEVFSMNDHTAVNGRLDLVVATPIQLVELRKTPPEALAQSIMVEMKEEDGYAVLRAMAPLDSFEDQVRNFLAESSCEPFRR, encoded by the coding sequence ATGCGTAGTGTGCTGTTCGCTTCCATCCTTGGTCTCGTGGGCGCAGCACTGCTGCATATCATCATCGTGCTGGTGCTGCCGCAATTTACCGGTCGCGACGCCTATACGCGCGTTCTCGGTCTTCTCGAGATGGACAGCTTCTTTTCTTTGACGAGTACCCCTGGACCGACCGGCCTCAGCAACGACGACCCTTATCTCCGCACGGCCGTCTGCAGCTTTTCGATCACCGACGGTCCGGCGCGGTTCCTCGCCAGAGGCGCGGTACCTTTCTGGTCGCTTGCGGTTTTCGACAGCGCATCGAATGAGGTCTTCAGCATGAACGACCACACCGCCGTCAACGGCAGGCTCGACCTCGTGGTTGCGACGCCGATCCAGCTGGTGGAACTGCGCAAGACGCCGCCGGAAGCTCTGGCACAATCGATCATGGTGGAGATGAAGGAAGAGGATGGCTATGCGGTGCTGCGCGCCATGGCGCCGCTCGACAGCTTCGAGGATCAGGTCCGGAACTTCCTGGCGGAATCAAGCTGCGAGCCGTTCCGTCGTTAG
- a CDS encoding DUF1214 domain-containing protein: protein MFRIPLLVALALAIAFGGGIASAVWALKATVGFGSISIGPWVAFPEAQTENADPYAKAHRARAGELLYGGAEGLMFMAQVDDRGEKLSAACSYDVSGLTPQARFWTLYAANADGVPLRPGSDLPSAINSWTVLRAEDSSFTIHVSPNAKPDNWVALRHSGTFRLVLTLLDTPTAGSSGLIDLAMPKIVKTGCGDA, encoded by the coding sequence TTGTTCCGAATTCCCCTCCTCGTCGCCCTTGCCCTTGCCATCGCCTTCGGCGGCGGCATCGCTTCAGCCGTCTGGGCGCTGAAGGCGACGGTCGGTTTCGGCTCGATCTCGATCGGCCCGTGGGTCGCCTTCCCCGAAGCACAGACCGAGAATGCCGACCCCTATGCCAAGGCACATCGCGCCCGGGCCGGCGAACTGCTCTATGGCGGCGCCGAAGGGCTGATGTTCATGGCACAGGTCGACGACAGGGGCGAGAAGCTGTCGGCCGCCTGCTCCTACGATGTCTCGGGGCTGACGCCGCAGGCGCGATTCTGGACGCTCTATGCAGCGAATGCCGATGGCGTGCCGCTGCGCCCCGGCTCGGATCTGCCTTCGGCGATCAACTCGTGGACGGTGCTGCGCGCCGAAGACAGTTCCTTCACCATCCATGTCTCGCCGAACGCCAAGCCGGACAACTGGGTAGCGTTACGGCATTCCGGAACCTTCCGGCTGGTCCTGACGCTGCTCGATACCCCGACGGCAGGTTCCTCCGGCCTTATCGATCTCGCCATGCCGAAAATCGTGAAAACGGGATGCGGCGATGCGTAG
- a CDS encoding transglycosylase domain-containing protein, whose translation MREPRKDDNRPKKRHIFLRIDSWIDSTVWNAGFKLSQWWEDTTIFFRRFRVTGWKKAVFEVLGEGMTWGTAGSVLMLALALPAFEETKGNWRAQSDFAVTFLDRYGNEIGHRGIIHEDSVPIDELPDHLIKAVLATEDRRFFDHYGIDFLGLARAMTENARAGGVVQGGSTLTQQLAKNLFLSNERTIERKIKEAFLAIWLESNLSKKEILRLYLDRAYMGGGTFGAAAAAQFYFGKAITDVNLAESAMLAGLFKAPARYAPHVNLPAARGRANEVLTNLVQGGLMTEGQVIAARLNPATVIDRAQVKAPDFFLDWAFDEVQRIARPFAQHSLIVRTTIDMGLQNAAEDSVESSLRQYGESFHVKQGALVMVENGGPVRAMVGGRDYGESQFNRATRALRQPGSSFKVYTYAAAMEKGMTPETIVVDAPITWRGWSPQNYGRSYAGRITILTAIARSINSIPVRLAKDKLGTELIAQTAKNMGIETPLRTDKTMPLGTSEVTVLDQATAYAVFPAGGLQSRRHGISQILNYDGDILYDFSRDEPPARRILSEQANASMNSMLTQIPVIGTARKAALDNGIVTGGKTGTTQAYRDAWFVGFTGDYTTAVWFGNDDYTSTNNMTGGSLPAMTFKRLMDYAEQGIEHRQIPGITSPAPAPSKQPEVANAKPDENALPPLVRPRSLSADVTRLLRSVGDTFEKAPALKAPERSGGKVAVLGAADGGSSQQALPNAASN comes from the coding sequence GTGCGGGAACCGAGGAAAGACGATAACCGGCCGAAAAAGCGGCACATCTTTCTGAGAATCGATTCCTGGATCGATTCGACGGTCTGGAATGCCGGGTTCAAACTCTCACAATGGTGGGAAGATACCACTATTTTCTTCCGCCGCTTCCGCGTCACGGGCTGGAAGAAGGCGGTCTTCGAGGTCCTCGGTGAAGGTATGACCTGGGGAACGGCCGGCTCGGTGCTGATGCTGGCTCTCGCTCTTCCGGCCTTCGAGGAGACCAAGGGCAACTGGCGGGCGCAAAGCGATTTCGCCGTCACCTTCCTTGACCGCTACGGCAACGAAATCGGCCATCGCGGCATCATTCACGAAGATTCCGTGCCGATCGACGAATTGCCGGATCATCTGATCAAGGCTGTGCTCGCAACGGAAGACCGGCGCTTCTTCGACCACTACGGCATCGATTTTCTCGGGCTCGCCCGCGCCATGACCGAGAATGCACGCGCCGGCGGTGTCGTCCAGGGCGGCTCGACGCTGACGCAGCAGCTCGCCAAGAACCTGTTCCTGTCGAACGAGCGCACGATCGAGCGCAAGATCAAGGAAGCGTTTCTGGCCATCTGGCTCGAATCCAACCTTTCGAAGAAAGAGATCCTGCGGCTCTACCTCGACCGCGCCTATATGGGCGGCGGGACGTTTGGTGCTGCGGCAGCGGCGCAGTTTTATTTCGGCAAGGCGATCACCGACGTCAACCTGGCGGAATCCGCCATGCTCGCCGGCCTCTTCAAGGCACCGGCGCGCTACGCCCCGCACGTCAACCTGCCGGCCGCCCGCGGCCGCGCCAACGAGGTTTTGACAAACCTCGTCCAGGGCGGGCTGATGACTGAGGGCCAAGTGATTGCGGCACGTCTCAACCCGGCAACCGTCATCGATCGCGCCCAGGTGAAGGCGCCCGACTTCTTCCTCGACTGGGCGTTTGACGAAGTGCAGCGCATCGCCCGGCCATTTGCCCAGCATTCACTCATCGTGCGCACCACCATCGACATGGGGCTGCAGAATGCGGCCGAGGATTCGGTCGAGTCCAGCCTTCGGCAATATGGCGAGAGCTTCCATGTGAAGCAGGGCGCACTGGTGATGGTCGAAAACGGAGGTCCTGTCAGGGCGATGGTCGGCGGCCGCGACTATGGCGAGAGCCAGTTCAACCGCGCCACGCGGGCGCTGCGCCAACCGGGGTCTTCCTTCAAGGTCTACACCTACGCGGCGGCCATGGAAAAAGGCATGACGCCGGAGACCATCGTCGTCGACGCACCGATCACCTGGCGCGGATGGTCACCGCAGAATTACGGCCGCAGCTATGCCGGCCGCATCACCATCCTGACGGCGATCGCTAGGTCGATCAACTCGATCCCGGTGCGCCTCGCCAAGGACAAGCTCGGCACGGAGCTGATCGCGCAGACCGCCAAGAACATGGGCATCGAAACGCCACTGCGCACCGACAAGACGATGCCGCTCGGCACCTCCGAAGTGACGGTACTCGACCAGGCGACGGCCTATGCCGTGTTCCCAGCCGGCGGCCTACAATCACGCCGCCACGGCATCAGCCAGATCCTGAATTATGACGGCGACATCCTCTACGACTTTTCCCGCGACGAACCGCCGGCCAGACGCATCCTTTCCGAGCAGGCCAACGCATCGATGAATTCGATGCTGACGCAGATCCCGGTGATCGGCACGGCACGCAAGGCGGCCCTCGACAACGGCATCGTTACCGGCGGCAAGACCGGCACCACCCAGGCCTATCGCGACGCCTGGTTCGTCGGTTTTACCGGTGACTACACGACGGCGGTCTGGTTCGGAAACGACGACTATACTTCGACCAACAACATGACCGGCGGTTCGCTGCCGGCAATGACCTTCAAGCGGCTGATGGATTATGCCGAACAGGGCATCGAGCACCGCCAGATACCGGGGATAACGTCCCCGGCGCCTGCACCGAGCAAGCAACCGGAGGTCGCCAATGCCAAGCCGGATGAAAATGCCCTGCCGCCGCTGGTGCGGCCGCGGTCGCTATCGGCAGACGTGACACGGCTCCTGCGTTCGGTGGGCGATACCTTCGAAAAGGCCCCCGCCTTGAAGGCGCCGGAAAGGAGCGGCGGCAAAGTCGCCGTACTCGGCGCCGCCGACGGCGGGTCCTCCCAACAGGCTCTCCCGAATGCCGCCAGCAATTGA
- a CDS encoding YcgN family cysteine cluster protein — protein sequence MGEMPFWKAKSLDEMNDAEWESLCDGCGLCCLNKLEDWETAEIAWTSIRCTLLDGESCRCKDYPNRQATVPDCIQLTPDAVREITWLPSTCGYRLVAEGRDLYWWHPLLSGDAETVHTAGISVRGRTVAEDGIDIEDYEDYLVTWPLEVGEKSLG from the coding sequence ATGGGCGAAATGCCTTTCTGGAAGGCGAAGAGCCTTGACGAGATGAATGACGCGGAGTGGGAAAGCCTCTGCGACGGCTGCGGGCTCTGTTGCCTCAACAAGCTCGAGGATTGGGAAACGGCAGAGATCGCCTGGACCTCGATCCGCTGCACGCTGCTCGACGGCGAGAGCTGTCGGTGCAAGGACTATCCGAACCGTCAGGCAACGGTGCCGGATTGCATTCAGCTGACGCCGGACGCGGTGCGCGAGATTACCTGGCTGCCGTCGACCTGCGGCTATCGGCTGGTGGCGGAAGGCCGCGACCTCTATTGGTGGCATCCGCTGCTCTCGGGCGATGCCGAGACGGTGCACACCGCCGGCATTTCCGTGCGTGGCCGCACCGTTGCGGAAGACGGCATCGACATCGAGGACTACGAGGATTACCTCGTGACCTGGCCGCTGGAAGTCGGCGAGAAAAGTTTGGGTTAA
- a CDS encoding GNAT family N-acetyltransferase, whose translation MISTDRLILRRPQLEDFEPYQQMWSDPEILRHIAPAPFSGEQMWTRFLRQEGGWQFFGFGYFVIVERSSGRFVGQVGFQELRREISPALTGTMETGWTIAPEAQGRGYASEAAHAAFGWAREHHAGRRVTAIVSPANAASIRIVEKLGMRPFAQTEYHDKPVTLFDYVL comes from the coding sequence ATGATCAGCACCGACCGCCTCATTCTCCGCAGACCGCAGCTGGAGGATTTCGAGCCCTATCAGCAGATGTGGTCGGATCCAGAGATCCTTCGTCATATCGCACCGGCCCCCTTTTCCGGCGAACAGATGTGGACGCGGTTTTTGCGTCAGGAGGGCGGCTGGCAGTTCTTTGGCTTCGGTTATTTCGTGATCGTAGAGAGAAGCTCCGGGCGCTTCGTCGGGCAGGTCGGCTTTCAGGAACTGCGCCGCGAGATTTCTCCCGCCCTGACCGGGACGATGGAGACCGGCTGGACGATCGCGCCTGAGGCGCAGGGACGCGGTTATGCCAGCGAAGCTGCGCATGCGGCTTTCGGCTGGGCGCGGGAACATCACGCCGGACGCCGCGTAACCGCTATCGTCAGCCCGGCCAATGCGGCATCGATCAGAATCGTGGAGAAACTCGGCATGCGGCCGTTCGCGCAGACGGAGTATCACGACAAGCCGGTCACGCTTTTCGACTATGTTCTCTGA
- a CDS encoding MmcQ/YjbR family DNA-binding protein produces MLTDEIEKLALSLPGTEENAHFGTRDFRVGKRIFMSLPEAGRAVFKFTPDQQRMLLEMEPGVCAAVPGGWGNKGWTSLYFVEADEDLVRQSMETAWRNVAPKSLVKKNGRH; encoded by the coding sequence ATGCTGACCGACGAGATTGAAAAACTGGCGCTGAGCCTGCCGGGAACGGAAGAAAATGCCCATTTCGGCACGCGGGACTTCCGTGTGGGCAAGCGCATCTTCATGTCTCTGCCCGAGGCAGGGCGGGCGGTTTTCAAGTTCACACCGGATCAGCAGCGCATGCTGCTGGAAATGGAACCCGGCGTCTGCGCTGCGGTCCCCGGTGGCTGGGGCAACAAGGGCTGGACCTCGCTCTACTTTGTCGAGGCCGACGAGGATCTCGTTCGCCAGTCGATGGAAACCGCGTGGCGCAATGTTGCCCCCAAAAGCCTGGTGAAGAAGAACGGCCGTCATTGA